In Tachyglossus aculeatus isolate mTacAcu1 chromosome 10, mTacAcu1.pri, whole genome shotgun sequence, the following proteins share a genomic window:
- the TEX47 gene encoding testis-expressed protein 47 yields MKNFFALDRHALLRYSQNESLSAPQVPRLNYLSVLEDKPRVQMKKFLLNRMFLVATVLGEVQEVPVFLERMFHNALKHHQGEPVTGIALLYPDSVLIVLESSSGSLYSVLRELDRPPEPGRDATPLQGMKILVVSHDIPARLFLQWHVSIVTVPIMYLEDVTQSQSPEEVVTECLTLVLKLGMFLLKTIKAGTRFPGANLHQMAPELLIPEETIKYLSKCELFMTPGQFLEMYNSPICVPMDSESVWPVPASL; encoded by the coding sequence ATGAAGAACTTCTTTGCTTTGGACCGCCATGCTCTGCTGCGCTACTCCCAGAACGAGTCACTGTCCGCCCCCCAGGTGCCCCGCCTCAACTACCTGAGCGTCCTGGAGGACAAGCCCAGGGTCCAGATGAAAAAGTTCCTGCTGAACCGCATGTTCCTCGTCGCCACGGTGCTGGGCGAGGTGCAGGAGGTCCCCGTTTTCTTGGAGAGGATGTTCCATAATGCTCTGAAACATCACCAGGGGGAGCCGGTGACTGGCATCGCCCTGCTGTACCCGGACTCTGTCCTGATCGTGCTGGAGTCCTCCAGCGGGAGCCTGTACAGTGTCCTCCGGGAGCTCGATAGGCCCCCGGAGCCCGGCCGAGACGCCACCCCGCTGCAGGGCATGAAGATCCTAGTGGTGTCCCACGACATCCCGGCGCGACTCTTCCTGCAGTGGCACGTCTCCATCGTCACCGTCCCCATCATGTACTTGGAGGACGTCACTCAGTCTCAGTCACCCGAAGAGGTGGTCACCGAGTGCCTCACCCTGGTGCTCAAACTGGGCATGTTCCTCCTGAAGACCATCAAGGCGGGCACCAGGTTCCCCGGGGCCAACCTCCACCAAATGGCTCCCGAACTCCTCATCCCGGAAGAGACCATCAAGTACCTGTCCAAGTGTGAACTGTTCATGACTCCGGGCCAGTTTCTGGAAATGTACAACAGCCCCATATGCGTCCCCATGGACTCGGAGAGCGTCTGGCCCGTTCCTGCCAGTCTGTAG